CCCAGATGGGCCACTTGGGCGGTCAGAACCAGGGCGGCCAGTTCTTCCGGCCCCAGGGCATGggtcaaggagcaggtACTCCCGGTGCCGGGCCGCACCAGGGTATGTCTCCCCAGGGCATGCACCAGGGCACCCCCAACATGGCCAATGTGCAGCctggtcagcagcagcagcagcaacagcagcagcaacagcagcccAGTGGTGCTTCTGGTCAACTCGGCCAACATGGTGCTCCCCCCATGAGTCAGTCGCCCGGCCAGACAGCGGCCAAACTGCCACAGCCGCGGCAAATCACTCCACAACAGATGCAGGCGTTCCACAAGCGGATTGTGGCCGCTCCTCCCCAACAGCGTATCGCTAtgctgcagcagctgaACCAGTCACACCCCCAAGCTGCCCGCATGCTTGCCCAGAAGATCGGCGTCCAGTTGCCTGGACAGCAGTCCGGAGGACAGCAGCCTGGAGGAGACCAccagcagcctcagccCACGTCACAGCAACAGTCGCAGCAGGAGGCCAACCAGAAAAAGGTGGAAATGTACAACAAGGCGTTGCGAGAGTTCCACTCTAAGCGAGGTTCTCCCATGGGCCCGTTTCTGCAGGTCGGCCAGCGCAAGATTCCCCACGTCAACCTCTTCTTTGCTGTGATGAAGAACCAGGGCTTCCAGGTGATCTCTAACAACAATCAGTGGGCCACTGTGGCCCGTGCTTTGGGCTTCCAACCCCATGAGACCGACGCTCCCCAGCAGCTGAAGCAGCAGTATCAGCAGTGGCTACTACCATTCGATGAAGCTCGTCGCAAACGggctgcttctgctgcagGCACTACCCCCGGTGCCACGCCCGGTGGATCTGCCGCTACTCCCTCTGCTGCAGCTACTCCTTCAACTATGACCACCCCTGGTCCAGCGGCCGACTCGACAGAAACCCCCAAGCCTGCAGTCGCGGAAGAGGATATGGTAGTGCACAAGTACCTTCCCAAGTCGCGGCAGAACGAGGAGCAGTCGATCCGCAACCctgccatcatcaaggGCCTTGGAAACGATCTTAACTTCATTCTAGCCACCATGCCCTTCGCTCACGAGCTTGGGTCAATTAACATTCTTGGTCTCACCAACTCTCTCGAGTCTGGCCACCCTGGAGAGATTCGACAGGCGCTGGACAAGTTGTTGGTCATTTCTGCGGACCCGCGGTgtcttcttgggctttATGACTGCGCCAACCTGACTCAGGTTCTCGGAGACCTTGGTCAGGACCTCGTTACTGAGCTGGTCAAGCTTACTGGTCACGCTACACCCGAGCGAGACTCGTTCAGCGACGAGGAGTCAGAAACCGAAGACTCCACATTTGCCGCCTCGACCATTGAAAAGGTCTTTGAGAAGTACTCCGCCGACTTTGACAATGACCAGCACACCAACGGCATCGAGGTGGTTGTGGACTCTCTTATGGGCACTGAAACTCGACCCCCGCACCactacgacgacgatgattACTCCCACAGTGATTCTGACCTCTCTGACCTCGAAGTCGAGttcaaccaccaccacaagaAGCGCAAGAAGATCCTCAagacacctcctcctccacgaTCGTGCAACTTTGGCAACTATGTGATcatgctggaggagtgtgAGAACGAAGGAGAGAAGCTGGACCACAATGTTGAGGATGGCACCCCTACGCCGTTTCTTAAAAACGCCGTTGGTGACCGTCTCGTGTGTCTGACGTCGATTCTGCGAAACCTGTCGTTTCTGGAAACCAATCAAGCCGCTCTGATAATGGACGAGGCTATTTACGAGTTCATTTTCACGCTTCTGCGGCGAATTGGAACGCTTGAAAACTTGCTGGCGACCCCAAGGCAGTATCTGGACGTTCTGAAGGACGTGGCCACCTTCCTGGCCAACGTGTCGCTGTCGCTTGTGCTCAAGAACCCTGGAGACGCCTACATCATATTGCTTCTGGTCATGTTCTTCGGGCCCAACGAGTCGCCCTTCATCGGCACGCCCGAAGACTACAGAGTCGTGTTCCAGGAGTACAACCCCCTGGTAGACAAGTACCTGCCTTGTGCGGTCGACATGTTTGTCAAGAGTGTGTCTCGAGAGACGCCTAACAAGAAGTTCTTTTTGGACATCATGCTGGAAAAATGCCGTGATCCTCAGTACCTGGAGATTTCGCAGCTCAACAGAGCCGATTCGAACGCGCCCATCTTCCAGTATGAGATTCTGACACGAATTTTTGGCATCTGTGTCTCTCCCGTGCCTCGAACGGATCTCCAGATCATCCCTCACACTTTTGACATTCGAAAGCCGCTCATGCTACAGGCCCTTCTGGGTGCCGAGATTCTCGCACACATTGTTCCTGCTAAGACGGACAAGGAGAATCTGCCGTTACGATGGCTCAATTCGGACGACAACTTTGGCAACACACTATTGCGGACGGCATGTGCTCTGGGCTCAGTCAACGTGAGTGCCTACAAGGCCAAGTCCCAACGCCacgaccccaagaagatcgAGGAGGCCAACCCTTTTGCCCGAATCACCCAAAGATGTATCACGATTCTACGAATTCTTGGTCTCAAGGCCATGAAAGgcgaggaagaagaggagctGGCCGTGTCGGAGGAGAGTGCGCTGCCTCCCGGAGTTTTGCCCAACGTGGAGACTATTCTAGGCGCTATGCTGGCGTTCGAAATGGACTCTGTGGTGGTGCAGCAGATGGCCGTGCTGTCTAACGAGGGCGAGAAGTTCTACGAGGCGCTTGGAGGAATCGAAAAGGCAAAGAGTTTGGCTGCCCCTAGCAACTAGCAGGGCCAGCTCTGTATTATTAATAGATAAGTAATTAACAGGTGTATATTATGAGtgcgagtgcgagtgcGAAGGGCAGTGTATGTACGGGTAGAAGTGCAGGTTCAAAGAGTGTtctgctacttgtaatatGAAAAGGTTGTCCAAGGAATTGTCTGACTTGCAACAATATTTATTACACGTGCAGTATAAATATGGATTTGGACTGTCTCACAGTGCCATGTGGTCTAAACACCCACATGGCAGTAcccgtacatactggtacatacttgtagagggTTCCAGAGAGAAGGCACtatttgtacagtagtgagTACTGGATGTGACCTATGGAGCTATTAGAGCTTCTAAGACCCAGCCAGATtattgtacgagtacgagagattttttttgcaagATCAAGGGCTGtttatacaagtactagCTCTACCTACCGGTACTTGCAGTGAGATAGCAGTCGAACTGAACCAAGCGCTACATCTGTCGCACTGTGGTATTGTTAAGTCCACGAAACCCAACGTCAGATGTCATCGATATGTGTAAGGCTTGAGTTACCGGCGTTTACGTTTTAATAAGGGGCATGTGATTCAGTTCTCCCCCAGTTTGGCCACACACAGTTTGGCTAATAGGCGCTAATTAAGTCTCAAAGGTGGAGGTTGCACAGAGGTAAAACGTGAGAGGGTTTAGCAGAAGGCTTGTCTATGATACAACTTGTCTATGATACGACTttcatacaagtacgatagCAAGACGGTTCTGATATCAAGCGCTGTTCTTAGGTTACAGTATTTCTACAGGTACGTGAATTCCGGTTTCTGTTCTCAATCGCATGATGCTTGATCTATTAATAAATACACGGCTGTTTACTGagccttggtggtcttggagTTGTAGAGCTTGACCAGGACACCAGTGTGGTGGCACATGGTCAGAGCATGGAACTTGACGGGAGGCTCAGGCTTGTCGTCAGCGTTCTCGATGGTGTCGTAGAGCTGCGCGATTCGTGCAAGAGCATAGCCAGCCTCGGTAAGAGCGTACTGCTGGCCCAGACAGATTCGGGGTCCTCCATTGAAGGGCAGGTACTCCCATCCCTTAGCCTGGGAGGCACCATCCTCGTACCATCGCTCGGGTCGGAACTCCTCAGCGTCCTCACCCCAGAACTCCTTGAGTCGGTGAGTGGTGAAAACGTGGTATGAAACGAGGTTGCCCTTTCGGACGACAATGGGCTGCATTCCGTCaggtcctcctcctcggggaaGAGTGGTGTCTCGGGTAGCGTATCGCATGTTGGCAGGGACAGAGGGGTAGAGTCGCAGGACTTCGTTAAGAACGTATCGCAGGTAGTCGCATCGCTTGAGAGACTCAAAGGTGATGGTGGACAGATCCTCACCGTCTCCAAGGTTCTCAATGACCTCCTCTCGCAGCTTGGCATAAACCTCGGGTCGTCGAGCCATCAGATACAGGCACCaagacagaagagaagcaGTGGTATCTCGGCCAGCAAGAAGAATGTTGAGAGCCTGGTCTCGCAGAACAATGGGgtccttggtctccttggcAAGCTCTCGGAGGAAAACGTACTTACCGTCGTCAACGTGCTTCTCGGACTCCTCAAGAGCCTTCTTAACGTAGTGGTCGACAAAGGCATGGACTCGCTCTCCAGAAGAGTACAGCTCTCGGGGTCTCCAGGCCCAGTAGAACATCTGAAGACGAGCTCGCTGGCCAAGGTGCTCCTGAGCGGTGTTGAAGTCCTCCTGGAAAGACTTTCGGAGATGGACGGGCATATCGGTGGGGACGGCAGTGGGGTTGGTTTCGACGGTCTGGGAACCGACAGACTGGCCAAACAGGAACTCGGTGGCAGTGTCAAGAGTcaggttgaagaagagctctTGGGCATCAAAGGCAGAGCCATCCTTGGGGATTCGAGAGGTCATGTACTGGATGTGCTCCTCGATCATCTCAACGTCGGAAACCTGATCTCGAGCAAACTGGGGTCGCAGCATGGCTCGAGAATGCTGCCATCCCTGGCCGTCAAGAGTAAAGATACCGTTGCCAAGAACGGGGAGGAACTGAGCGTGTCGCTCACCGAGACAAAAGTCCTTGAACTGGGTGGCTAGAACAGCCTTGAGGTTCTCAGGGTCGACAGTGTGGTACATGTCAACGCCGAACACGGTGGTCTTGCAGGTGTAACCGGGGTAGACCTGGGACTCAAACATCCACTGAACAAACTCGAGCAGTcggttcttcttggactcaaCCAGGAAGGggatgaagaaggaggctgaaaaGGGGAATCGTGAAATATCCTTGGGCTTACCACACTTCCACTTCTTTTCGAGCTTGCGGGTTTTGATGTGGTACTGGATCACGGAGAAGCCATAGTAGGCTAGCAGAAAGACGCCGAGCGCCAGCGACAGGTTGAGGGCGTTGGACATAGTGCAGGAGTATTCTGGGGAGGACCTATGGTTTGGTGCTGTCacctatatatatacctctgtgctttttttgttcGCTTTTTTGAATTGACGCTTTCCCAGACTTTTTCATATTCACGATCGCTCAGTTTGGCATAAGGTTTCAGTTTACATGCACTCTTGAGGGATCTCGAATGGAATgaaagaagatgaaaaCATACCAGGAACACCTCAGAACTGGAATCTATAGCATCATAAGATGTATGGAAGGCGAATTGATTGCTGACATCTCGGCAGGAAAGGTTCTGATGAGTTAACACCCCCTCTGGTCCTCCCCCCCTTACACCCGCTAACTTTCTGCTGTCTTGAATCTTCCCCACTAACACTTATTCACATGCTGTTGTCATCGCACAAGGTTCGAAAAGCCCTTGTTCCTCGTTGTTACCATGACGCTTAGGCTTTCAACAGTTGTGGGGACAGACCTTGAGCCGCAACATTAGAAGAATTTTGGTTGGTCACTGGAGTACAACAGTTAGCTCTGCTGTCCAGGAGACAGCGATGACAGCGACAGTTGGCCCCTCCTTGTGGTACCAGACGTCCTAGAGTGTGTCCTCATCACTGTTGCTACCAATTTTATGTCTTTAAACCACCATTAttttccacctccaccgtTCGTGACACCCGCTGGAGCTTCTCCGCAATCGTCATTTGCTGGGTTACTCACAAGGTTAGAGTTGATCGCAGAGCTGGTTATTAGCGTCTGCGAACGTGTATACCTGTGTTGTATGAAGGGTGAAACATCTGTGCAATGTCGATATTTgagcagtacatacatgtaTTTGTTTCTTGTTTCTCCAGTTGCGTATCAAGTCAGTCTTCTCGTGGCTCTAAAAGTCGTTTTGCAGGCGTTTGAAACGGCGTTCTAAACTGACCTGTGGGCTGCATACCCCGGACATACCCCAGAGTCAGTGGATTCAGGGTACCCCCTGTTTGTTTGTAAAGACCCCAGATGTGACTTCTGTGCTCTCTGCGGGCTCCCCCACCTCTCCCCTGCAGCATGTGGTCTCTTTGGAACCTCACAATAGCTTCTGAGCTGGCTTCTCTTTGCTCCGTCAGGATTTTTGTCCTCTCCCCAGTGTATTACTGTCTTGTTTGGGAACCCCGCGTTTCGCTAAGCATTGGGCCAAATCTAAgccaaaatcaaaaaagCAAAACGAACACCGAAGCTAGCGTTTTAGCATGGAGTAATGAAGGAAATTGACAGGAGTTTGGGTCAGAGATTTTACATGGGAGCTACTGGTCGGTCTTGGGTGTCGCTATACGACTTTCTGGGTCTCATTCTCTCCATTGTTGTCCACCCACTACACAGTCCAAAATTGTTGAGTAAAGCTAAAAGAAAATTCCATGCAAAGGAAGAACGTGAAAGTGTAACTGGACAGATCCTGTGCGGAAGCCAAACTCAGACCGCCCACTACTCCGCGTCATCTGAAACTGTGGTTTCTCCGTATGGCGACgcaaatacttgtagtcatTAGATGGACGAATCCACTCTTGTTTTCCTACCAGTAGTCAAGACTAAATCGTTGGTGAACCTATAGAGCATCATTTTCCAACAGGTGACTCATCCTCATGATCCACATGGGTCTGTAGAGGCGCACAGATCTCCATGGTGCGCGACGTGGTGCATCATTTGTGTACCAGCCGTCTGCTGCTTTCGTATAGGCATTGTTGTCAGCTTTTTGGAGAGGCTGACACATGGGGTGGTGATTCTTCAAGAAGTGGGTGGTGTCCAGAAGCAGGCGGCCCTGTCGATTGTCGTGGACAATGGAATCAGAAGGCTGTAGGTCAACTACCAGACACACCGTTacagaaaaagaaacagtCTATGGATctaatacttgtactcgtattgtaCCGTGCAACTTACATTCCTCACCGATTATTTGTCAATAAGTCGACTTTTCAAACAAACCGGCTCTCTTTAATTACCACGAGACCTCTACATCAAACACGAGTCGGTAGTTGCACGCTTTCTTGAGCCTGATCCATGAGTACATACGCTGGAATTACGGACAAAGCTCAAACTCTGGGTGTGACATGGTTTGAGGACCGGAAAATTATCGGGGCTGCTACTGTTTTCCGTTTCTTTAGACTCCGTCCAACTCCAGCAATCCGGTTGAGTCATGTCTCGAATCTCACTGGCTGTACTCCTGAGCTGCTGTGTCATTGGTTACTAAGTACTGTATGGCAGTACCTGGGACGTCCAGGCTGTTGTGAATAGGCGTACAGGTAGAGAGGATAACACTGTTCAAGTAGGACCCATCAATACTTGCCTTCTTTACACGATAATGGTGGATGCAGCGATACATTAGGAGTATGCCTTAGCGAGAATCTGGCAGCATGTGAATGTTCACGCTGTCTTGCTGCTGAGAAAGCAAGGATAATCAGCAGGAAGAATAATAATATTTGCATTGGAAAATTGTTGAGCTACCGCACATGAATGGATAAAAGGACGGACTGTTAACtccgtgtctgtggctATTTTTATCTCGTCCATGTGCCATGTTCGTTGTTCTAGATGTTGCACAATGACCAAACAGATGCAGACTGATTGCAGTTCTTTGTTTTCCAGATCCTGGGGTACGAAAAGTGGAGATTGTTGCATGAAGTGGTAGTGTCGTCTTACTGACACTACAATTTGGTATTCTGATGATTGTCGTACAATGGTGGGTGCATCTTGTTCAAGCAACGTCAGTTCTATGATGAGTTTGCTAATTGGCTACCCACCTCAAGACCTTGGTACATTCCGTacctggtacttgtaagaCTACGCTGTAGCTTTGTGTCTCAGATGAGAATCTTATGGCCCATTGAATGGCTTGCGCTGGTCGAAAAGGGCAACCAAAGACAAACGTCCGTGGGGTGTGGGCATCATGGGGTCTGTATGAATAATCAGATTGGGTGAGTACGGCGAACTAGAAACAAGCGAATGACAGAGACGCAGTGTTGGTCGCGTCCATACCCAACAAACGGCTTTTATCGCTGTTGTTAATGAGTTAAGTGCTTGAATTATAACGGCGATATATAGCTTTCTACACAGTTCATAAGTATCTACATATCCATTAcagagtacatacaagtacataccgtgtgtactcgtagcttcttgtagctacttgtagttgtatgACAAGATAACGGCACCAGCCATTGAAGAAAGAGAATCATTGATGTGTACACTGCTTTTGTGTGTACACATAGCAAACCACCCCTTCATTCCCGTATCAACTACCCCACCATCCCCGCTATATTGGATGTCCCTTGAAGGCATGTGAAATTGCCACCTTCTCGTACAACACTACCCGTAGTCTGTGTCTTGCTTTGTGCAAAAATCCAGTATCCACATTTATTACTGCCAATTTACACGCCTATTGCAAGTTTCACGTTCAATGGTCGCTTAAATGGTCGCTTTCCTTCCCGCAGATCGGACGTTACTAGATCGCGACTCCGTCCTCGACGTTGCTAGCTTATTATTAATAATTGGCACGTGCTAATAACAAGTAACGTGGTCCTTCACTCAAGCAGTCCATCAGTCTTGCACAATTGTTCTCACACTCATCCAATCTACAACTTTCTTCAGCCCTCCTCTCCATACCATTCACCAACACCATTCCCTGTGACACTGTTGGATGTCACATCTGGCATTCTACTACTTCTTGTAGAAGAGGCCACAGGCACGCAATTGGTAGCTACTGCAAATACAGTACGTACTGCAACCGCACACATTACATGGCTAAGACCAATTCTTGTTCGCTTTCCAGTCTACCGTACGaccagctacagtatgtactcgtaccagtacCTGGTGATACTTACAGAAATCGTCGGTGTTATAAGGGACATGACAGCGGTTCAATCCATACCACAGGCTTTGGTGGGATCGTACATTAGATGCAGGTGAGTGTGTACTTTCGCAGTCACATGCTGTGGTTTGGTGCTACTGTAATTTCCCTCTCGCTTGGTGACTGAAGCCCACTGAAAAACGGACTACTATATCGGTAGctacgtacttgtagcaaaTCGTATCGGCGTAATCTTTCTTGGTGGCTCAGCCTCATCTTCCGTGACCTACAAttacatacagtagtctATCAAAGAGTGCTCTCTGATTGATGGACTAGGAAGTCCTATACTTCCACCGCTTTAACAGCATACTGTAGGTCGGGAATATACTGTAAGCACAGGTAGAATTATGATAGGAAAGCTCGTCGTGAGAGACCCCTTTACcatcgtacagtacaaccATTGTATACCTCCGTTCCAAGTCAAGTGTGAGGTGAGAATTACACTCAATACACAATGTAGTGTATGTGTAACTTCTGCTTCCCGTTTTTTTGGTCCAGCCAATCCTCCATCACCGTGATGTAttcacacacaacatgtgTACTTAGTTGCAGTTGATATCACTCGTTCTGGAttatgtacatactgtacatacagtatcgtgacgtacatactgtagctaaTTATTTGTATTGCGACATCTCTGGTAATTTAAATTAATGGTACCACTTGTAATCGTACATTAATTACCATGCCTGTATCTCGGGTGTCCTCGTTCTCAGTTGGTCTCGACCCATTGACACACAGGCATAGTGTCCATCACAAGCATACATCTCACCTTGGCCACATATCCCACCTTGGCCACATATCCAACAACTCGTATTCTCTAATTGTTGCCCTGGAAAAATGCCTTTCTCTTATAGTTGCCCCATATCATCTGTCACTGCGTGTGTCGCGTGGAGATACGTGGTTTAGAGTTCTGATAACAAGTGTGCCATTAGTACACCGACCACAGCTGTTGTGCGCATGTACGTTTTTGAGACTGTTGAGCTGAGATTGCTCTCGTAGTCGTCCCCTTATTGCCTCGTATATATATTCATCACGGTACATAGACGAGGCTTGTGTGTGGCCCCTCATTCCAGCAGTCCAATGGTGGTGTGATCCTTGTATCATGACACTATCAGCAGGGACAGCCCACATCACCATTCAAATCACGCTTCACCTTCCTTTTGACGGAGGTTTATATAATCGCTCTTACAGTGAGATCAGCCTTAAGACCAGCCGGCCTCTCGTGTCTGGAAAGCCTCTCGTATGAAACCGTGTACATACGGGCATCGCCTGATGTCCTTTTGACTTTGGTGCGATGGGGGAGACAATATACGAGTGAATATACGAGCGGGACATGTCTGACCGCGTGTATATACCGCTACAATACGATACTTAGTTGTACTGTGGCTGACTCAGTAGCTGCCGTGGAGGTCAGCTGTCGTGGAGGTCAGCTTGTACCGCCGCGTggttgtactggtacgatCTCTATCGCCGCAACCTCATGATCAACCCGGTATAAGTAGaatacatacaagtacgatacttgtagtctacttgtacttgtactcctgGGGTAGAACCAGCGCCAGCTGATttcctacttgtacgatactgtagacTCTCTGTTAGGGAAAGTCCCAACCAGCACACCATGCAACTCCAATATTAGACACCTAACTCTGAATATGAGGTTAGGCTCTCCGCCAGACAGTCTAGACTGTTTCTTAATTTTATTAGTAATGGCAGCAGTACAGGTATCTCTGGGCCGTAATATTCCCCACCAAGCCGCTAGATACGCCACTAAGCAAAGTTCAAGAGCCATCGCACAATTATCTACGAGTACCGCAGCAATCATTCATTTCAAGGCACACATGGGGTTTCTCTTGCAGAAAAACGCACGGTTTCAAAGTATAAACGCACATCTAGGCCGAGACAAGTTGCGGGGTATGGTACTAGTATTTCCGGGTGCATTCCACGGGTGAATGGGCGTTTAGAATTGAGGCAATTGCCACGGGTTGGGCCACATATGTTGAGTACTCATTTCTCCTCTCAATGAacgtctccagaatgacatACAttctcctccaacaccttGTGGGGTAAACTTCTGTCAGATTCCACGTAACAAGGTTGGTGTCGGAACAACGAAAAAGGATCGGAACAGAGCTTCCGGTGTCGGTGATTGGGCAGGGGGCTGAGGCGTGCCTGGCGCGTGCGCGTGGTAGAGAGAGTGTGCTACAGCAGAGAGATATTACTCGTTTGGAGCTAGAGATGCCGCCGTTGAAGAAATTAACGAACGAGTAACTAACAGACCATTCCAGGATCATCGAGGACCGTTGTCAGCGCCCTTACTACAGaaatgtatgtacagtaattacaACTGCGCGGCTGCTTGACGGATGTATGGAGTCTAAGTAATGAGTGCGTACGTAGCAACAACAGTGTACGCAGTACTATAGAGGAACAATTGCCCCGGAGAAGACGGCCAGGCCGCCTAGATGACAAATTCAACAACTCACAGCTGACTTTCTGCCATTGCCACTAGGGGGGGGCCTTTTTATATGGCCAAGCCAAGCTCTCCACGTCGGTTGGGCTGCACCCAACAATAAATGGGTAGGGTTGCACCAACAAAGGGATGGGATGGGGGGTAGAAGATACGAGGATAACGGGGCTCAATGGCACAAATAAGAACGAATACTGCCATTAAGACTCGTGATCCAGCGACTGACACCATTGCATCATCTAAGGGCCTCAAAACTACCTCGGAACTGCTGCGCTGATCTGGACACCACAGAGGTTCCGAGCACTTTAGGTTGCACCAAATGTCCCACCAGGTGCAGGCAGAAAACGCTGGAACAGCGTGTACAGTTTGTCTTAGCAAAAAGTGAAGGCGCTGAGGTCGAGCAGGGTGGTGTGACTTGTTATAGCCTTTAGAGCTGCGAAAGCGCGTATGGATTTGGCTCATCAGGCCAGATTGAGGGTCTGTGGACACATGTCATGTTAGTGTACTTCAATCGCCCCCTGGATATAGCCCCGACAATAGGCCGTGGCCTCATTTTTTTGCCTTCCGCACATTTCCATTGCTCGGTACCCACACCTTGCTTCTCCTGCACTTGCCAACCTTAATACTGGTTTACATTGACCAACATCTTACAAGCGGGGGGCTTGTCTAGGGTATATATAAACAGTGGCTCTCCCAATCGGTTGCCAgtctcttttttcctttcTTTCCCCACAGATTCGAAATCTAAACTACACATCACACAATGCCTGTTACTGACGTCCTTAAGCGAAAGTCCGGTGTCATCGTCGGCGACGATGTCCGAGCCGTGAGTATCCACGACAAGATCAGTGTCGAGACGACGCGTTTTGTGTAATGACACAATCCGAAAGTCGCTAGCAACACACACTCTCTACACAAACTAACCCAGCTCTTCGAGTACGCCCGAGAGCACAAGTTCGCCCTCCCCGCCGTCAACGTGACCTCTTCGTCCACCGTTGTCGCCGTTCTTGAGTCTGCCCGAGCCAACAAGTCCCCCGTCATCATCCAGATGTCCCAGGGTGGCGCTGCCTACTTTGCTGGCAAGGGTGTCGACAACAAGGATCAGACCGCCTCCATCCAGGGAGCCATTGCCGCTGCCCAGTTCATCCGAACCATTGCTCCCGTTTACGGCATTCCCGTCATCGTCCACACCGACCACTGTGCCCGAAAGCTGCTCCCCTGGCTCGACGGTATGCTCGACGCCGATGAGGAGTACTTCAAGACTCACGGTGAGCCCCTCTTCTCTTCACACATGGTGGATctctccgaggaggagcaccCCGAGAACATCGCCACCACCGCCGAGTACTTCAAGCGAGCCGCCAAGATGAACCAGTGGCTCGAGATGGAGATTGGTGTCACCGGAGGTGAGGAGGATGGTGTTGACAACACTGGTGTCGACAACTCCAAGCTCTACACCCAGCCCGAGGACATTTACGCCGTCTACTCCGCCCTCGCTCCCATCTCCCCCAACTTCTCCATTGCCGCTGCCTTCGGTAACGTGCACGGTGTCTACAAGGTCGGCAACGTCAAGC
This genomic interval from Yarrowia lipolytica chromosome 1E, complete sequence contains the following:
- a CDS encoding uncharacterized protein (Compare to YALI0E25960g, weakly similar to uniprot|P09547 Saccharomyces cerevisiae YPL016w SWI1 component of SWI/SNF global transcription activator complex, similar to Saccharomyces cerevisiae SWI1 (YPL016W); ancestral locus Anc_8.472), with protein sequence MSWLQDGMLNMDDDGDMNMAAGNNPNFSTMDGSFFGASQSPFQSQDFDDITNNANTNSGNNSGNFSGQPTSTNTPQTHTPSAPGSVANPHVSPSDIFSPSLNPRSRPTSALNTTQSPQIHHSPQLGSPQMGHLGGQNQGGQFFRPQGMGQGAGTPGAGPHQGMSPQGMHQGTPNMANVQPGQQQQQQQQQQQQPSGASGQLGQHGAPPMSQSPGQTAAKLPQPRQITPQQMQAFHKRIVAAPPQQRIAMLQQLNQSHPQAARMLAQKIGVQLPGQQSGGQQPGGDHQQPQPTSQQQSQQEANQKKVEMYNKALREFHSKRGSPMGPFLQVGQRKIPHVNLFFAVMKNQGFQVISNNNQWATVARALGFQPHETDAPQQLKQQYQQWLLPFDEARRKRAASAAGTTPGATPGGSAATPSAAATPSTMTTPGPAADSTETPKPAVAEEDMVVHKYLPKSRQNEEQSIRNPAIIKGLGNDLNFILATMPFAHELGSINILGLTNSLESGHPGEIRQALDKLLVISADPRCLLGLYDCANLTQVLGDLGQDLVTELVKLTGHATPERDSFSDEESETEDSTFAASTIEKVFEKYSADFDNDQHTNGIEVVVDSLMGTETRPPHHYDDDDYSHSDSDLSDLEVEFNHHHKKRKKILKTPPPPRSCNFGNYVIMLEECENEGEKLDHNVEDGTPTPFLKNAVGDRLVCLTSILRNLSFLETNQAALIMDEAIYEFIFTLLRRIGTLENLLATPRQYLDVLKDVATFLANVSLSLVLKNPGDAYIILLLVMFFGPNESPFIGTPEDYRVVFQEYNPLVDKYLPCAVDMFVKSVSRETPNKKFFLDIMLEKCRDPQYLEISQLNRADSNAPIFQYEILTRIFGICVSPVPRTDLQIIPHTFDIRKPLMLQALLGAEILAHIVPAKTDKENLPLRWLNSDDNFGNTLLRTACALGSVNVSAYKAKSQRHDPKKIEEANPFARITQRCITILRILGLKAMKGEEEEELAVSEESALPPGVLPNVETILGAMLAFEMDSVVVQQMAVLSNEGEKFYEALGGIEKAKSLAAPSN
- a CDS encoding uncharacterized protein (Compare to YALI0E25982g, uniprot|O74127 Yarrowia lipolytica ALK1 n-alkane- inducible cytochrome P450): MSNALNLSLALGVFLLAYYGFSVIQYHIKTRKLEKKWKCGKPKDISRFPFSASFFIPFLVESKKNRLLEFVQWMFESQVYPGYTCKTTVFGVDMYHTVDPENLKAVLATQFKDFCLGERHAQFLPVLGNGIFTLDGQGWQHSRAMLRPQFARDQVSDVEMIEEHIQYMTSRIPKDGSAFDAQELFFNLTLDTATEFLFGQSVGSQTVETNPTAVPTDMPVHLRKSFQEDFNTAQEHLGQRARLQMFYWAWRPRELYSSGERVHAFVDHYVKKALEESEKHVDDGKYVFLRELAKETKDPIVLRDQALNILLAGRDTTASLLSWCLYLMARRPEVYAKLREEVIENLGDGEDLSTITFESLKRCDYLRYVLNEVLRLYPSVPANMRYATRDTTLPRGGGPDGMQPIVVRKGNLVSYHVFTTHRLKEFWGEDAEEFRPERWYEDGASQAKGWEYLPFNGGPRICLGQQYALTEAGYALARIAQLYDTIENADDKPEPPVKFHALTMCHHTGVLVKLYNSKTTKAQ
- a CDS encoding uncharacterized protein (Compare to YALI0E26004g, similar to uniprot|P14540 Saccharomyces cerevisiae YKL060c FBA1 fructose-bisphosphate aldolase, similar to Saccharomyces cerevisiae FBA1 (YKL060C); ancestral locus Anc_2.577); amino-acid sequence: MPVTDVLKRKSGVIVGDDVRALFEYAREHKFALPAVNVTSSSTVVAVLESARANKSPVIIQMSQGGAAYFAGKGVDNKDQTASIQGAIAAAQFIRTIAPVYGIPVIVHTDHCARKLLPWLDGMLDADEEYFKTHGEPLFSSHMVDLSEEEHPENIATTAEYFKRAAKMNQWLEMEIGVTGGEEDGVDNTGVDNSKLYTQPEDIYAVYSALAPISPNFSIAAAFGNVHGVYKVGNVKLHPELLEKHQAYSAEKVGSPEKHGNGKPLFLVFHGGSGSSDSDYKIAIDNGVVKVNLDTDLQYAYLVGIRDYILSKKDYLMQQVGNPEGDDKPNKKYFDPRVWVREGEKTMAKRLDSAFEVFNAKNTL